A stretch of the Ictidomys tridecemlineatus isolate mIctTri1 chromosome 5, mIctTri1.hap1, whole genome shotgun sequence genome encodes the following:
- the LOC144378015 gene encoding synaptic vesicle glycoprotein 2B-like isoform X3, giving the protein MINLYKHKFINCRFINSTFLEQKEGCHMDFEEDNDFLIYLVSFLGSLSVLPGNIISALLMDRIGRLKMIGGSMLISAVCCFFLFFGNSESAMIGWQCLFCGTSIAAWNALDVITVELYPTNQRATAFGILNGLCRFGAILGNTIFASFVGITKVVPILLAAASLVGGGLIALRLPETREQVLM; this is encoded by the exons ATGATAA acCTCTACAAGCATAAGTTCATCAACTGCCGGTTTATCAACTCCACCTTCCTGGAGCAGAAGGAGGGCTGCCACATGGACTTCGAAGAAGACAATGACTTCCTGATTTACCTCGTCAGCTTCCTTGGCAGCCTCTCTGTCTTGCCTGGGAACATCATTTCTGCCCTGCTCATGGATAGAATCGGAAGGCTCAAGATGATCG GTGGCTCCATGCTAATCTCAGCAGTCTGctgcttcttcctgttttttgGCAATAGTGAGTCTGCAATGATTGGCTGGCAATGCCTGTTCTGCGGGACCAGCATTGCGGCCTGGAATGCTCTGGATGTGATTACAGTGGAGCTGTATCCCACCAACCAGAG GGCAACAGCCTTTGGCATCCTCAATGGATTATGCAGATTTGGCGCCATCCTAGGAAACACcatctttgcttcttttgttgGGATAACCAAAGTGGTCCCAATCCTTCTGGCTGCTGCTTCTCTGGTTGGGGGTGGCCTGATTGCCCTTCGACTGCCAGAGACTCGAGAACAGGTCCTGATGTGA